In one window of Chloroflexota bacterium DNA:
- a CDS encoding cyclic nucleotide-binding domain-containing protein, which yields MNLETALRTAPLFAPLDERQRSRIGDLMTIRRFDPGTTILRQGTSAVALYLILDGQVDVSREPEEGGKAVILARLDEGDIFGEMAVLDDDTRSSSVVAVTPVRCALLSRWELIQELRRYPELSIELIRVLARRIRILDERLASLTARDATSTLA from the coding sequence ATGAACCTCGAAACGGCGCTCCGAACCGCTCCGCTGTTCGCCCCGCTGGACGAGCGTCAGCGCTCCCGCATCGGCGATCTCATGACGATCCGGCGCTTCGACCCCGGCACCACCATTCTCCGTCAGGGGACGTCGGCGGTGGCACTCTACCTGATCCTGGACGGGCAGGTCGATGTGTCGCGCGAGCCGGAAGAGGGCGGAAAGGCGGTCATCCTGGCCCGCCTGGACGAAGGCGACATCTTCGGCGAGATGGCCGTGCTCGACGATGACACCCGGTCCTCGTCGGTGGTGGCCGTCACACCGGTCCGCTGCGCGCTGCTCTCACGCTGGGAGCTGATCCAGGAGCTGCGGCGGTACCCGGAGCTGTCCATCGAGCTGATCCGGGTGCTGGCCCGGCGCATCCGCATCCTGGACGAGCGGCTGGCATCGCTGACGGCCCGCGACGCCACGTCCACGCTCGCCTGA